Proteins co-encoded in one Artemia franciscana chromosome 10, ASM3288406v1, whole genome shotgun sequence genomic window:
- the LOC136032454 gene encoding uncharacterized protein LOC136032454, which translates to MLIYKKMNAYDRIRLMKCTPCIKDSLMPKYVLSSMLAEDIIDEEDFRDVLSSKGREKQVQKLIEILSQKSSQAFRKFIKILDEDHDWLAETIKSIEVSDDEVESFFASRGNNPKRITSDSVQQQAYIDEARGIDVQDSVPMNRRPAAQQHVVERPQSQSKEITYEMLTVLRRNSRVVRNWCALAHRLGLSTQVNSIHMKINMRMESVDLAIIYLMEEWKGIQPKDYNLEQLVRILREEQFNDVAGRKDGVHRQGVGPMMNKEAAKSCLGCGGINNIIPIAHFMTKKFRVSIIVVYAPVELTDGDTSNLDEFYLQLQEQIDRVSGINLMYLLGDFNAHDGRNRGRWYPSPECLECTKDSGKILLLIEKILRDPLRLIS; encoded by the exons ATgttaatatataagaaaatgaatGCATATGACAGAATTCGTCTAATGAAATGTACCCCTTGCATCAAAGATTCTTTAATGCCAAAATATGTACTGTCTTCAATGCTTGCCGAAGACATAATTGATGAAGAAGATTTCAGAGATGTATTATCGTCAAAGGGTAGAGAAAAGCAAGTTCAGAAACTTATTGAAATTCTTTCCCAGAAAAGTTCTCAGGCATTTCG gaAGTTTATAAAAATCCTTGACGAGGATCATGATTGGCTGGcagaaacaattaaaagcatAGAAGTTTCTGATGACGAAGTGGAATCATTCTTTGCTTCACGAGGTAATAATCCTAAAAGGATAACCAGTGATTCTGTTCAGCAACAAGCATATATTGATGAGGCGAGGGGTATTGATGTGCAAGACAGTGTACCAATGAACAGACGACCTGCTGCACAGCAACATGTGGTGGAACGACCTCAGAGTCAGAGCAAAG agataaCGTACGAAATGTTGACTGTACTGCGTCGGAATTCTCGGGTGGTACGTAACTGGTGTGCTTTAGCTCATCGTTTGGGGTTATCAACACAAGTAAATTCCATacacatgaaaataaatatgagaatgGAAAGTGTTGACTTAGCTATCATTTATTTGATGGAAGAATGGAAAGGCATTCAACCCAAAGATTACAATCTAGAGCAACTCGTTCGGATTTTACGTGAAGAACAATTCAATGATGTAGcag gcaggaaggatggggtacatagacagggagtagggcctatgatgaataaggaagctgctaagtcttgcttAGGCTGTGgaggtattaataatataataccaattgctcattttatgactaaaaagtttagggtatcaattatagtagtatatgcccctgtagaactgactgacggagatactagtaaCTTAGATGAATTCTACTtgcagttacaggagcaaatagacagagTCTCAGGTATAAATTTGATGTatttactaggagattttaacgcccatgATGGAAGAAATAGGggtagatggtatcctagcccag aatgcCTGGAGTGTACAAAAGACAGCGGCAAGATTCTCCTCCTGATTGAGAAAATATTAAGAGATCCATTGAGGCTTATTTCATGA